CTTCAATGTTGATTAATCCTGCTAATGGCAAGTAAATTTCAGCACCTGTGATAACAGAAGTTACCGCGTCAGATGGTGCTTCAACGTCTTCACCATACACAAATTCTTCTGGATTTGAGAAGCGTGCAATGTAAGATTCGTTTTCTTTCAAGACAGTGTAGTGTGCTGTGTCGCTCACTTTCGCAATGATGTTAATTGGTTTTGATAATGGTGTGTTCATTTCGTTACGAACCATACGTACTGAACGGATGAAGTCCATTAAGAATTCCATTTCTTCAGCTGCTTTTTCGTCCATTTGTTCTGGGTGAACCGTTGGGTAAGTTGCGACCACTAATGATTCCCCAACGTGAGGAACAGATTGCCAGATTTCTTCTGTAACGAAAGGCATGATTGGGTGTAATAGACGTAATGTGTTGTCTAATACATATACAAGAATGCTACGTGTTGTTAATTTCGCAGCTTCGTCGTCCCCTGCTAATGTTTCTTTCGACATTTCGATATACCAGTCACAGAAATCATCCCAGATGAAGCGATATAGGAGACGTCCTGCTTCACCGAATTCGAATTTCTCGAAGAGTTCTGTCACTTTGCCAATCGTTTGATTCAAGCGTGTTAAAATCCATTTGTCCGCAAGAGTCTTCTCACCAGTGATATCCACTTGGTCCGCTGTTAAGTCGCCCACGTTCATTAACGCGTAACGGCTTGCGTTCCAAATCTTGTTGATGAAGTTCCATGCAGCATCCATCTTGTCTGTTGAGTAACGAACATCTTGCCCTGGAGCAGAACCGTTTGCTAAGAACCAACGAAGCGCATCGGCACCATATTGCTCGATGACTTCCATTGGGTCAACCCCGTTTCCAAGAGACTTACTCATCTTACGTCCTTGGCTGTCACGAATTAATCCGTGAATTAGAACATTCTTGAATGGACGTTTTCCTGTAAATTCTAACCCTTGGAACATCATACGGCTTACCCAGAAAGTAAGGATGTCGTATCCTGTTACAAGTGTATTTGTTGGATAGTAACGTTTGTAGTCGGCTGCATCTTCGTCCGGCCAACCCATTGTTGAAAATGGCCATAACGCAGATGAGAACCAAGTATCTAATACGTCTGGATCTTGTGTCCAGTTTTCGCTGTCGCTTGGAGCTTCCATGCCTACGAATACTTCGCCTGTTTCTTTATGATACCAAGCTGGAATTTGATGTCCCCACCATAATTGACGTGAAATTACCCAGTCGTGAATGTTTTCCATCCAACGTAAGTACGCATCATTGAAACGTGGCGGATAGAAGTTTACTGTGTTGTCTCCTTCCGCACGTTGCGCATTGATGGCTTGCTGGGCTAAAGGTCCCATTTTTACGAACCATTGTTTTGAAAGACGTGGTTCAACCACTACATCTGTACGTTCTGAGTGACCAACGCTGTGTAAATGTTTTTCGATTTTCACAAGAAGGCCAGCTTCTTCTAAATCTTTCACGATAGCTTTACGCGCCGCAAAACGGTCCATGCCTTCGTATTTACCCGCTAACTCATTCATTGTCGCATCATCGTTCATCACGTTAATACGAGGTAAGTTATGACGGTTCCCTACTTCAAAGTCGTTCGGGTCATGCGCTGGAGTGATTTTTACAACCCCTGTTCCGAAATCTTGCTCCACGTATTCGTCAGCGATGATTGGAATTTCACGGTTCATTAACGGCAAGATAACTGTTTTCCCAATAAGCGCTTGGTAACGTTCGTCGTATGGGTGAACCGCAACCGCTGTATCTCCAAGAAGTGTTTCTGGACGAGTCGTTGCGATTTCTAGGAATCCACTTCCGTCTGCTAGAGGGTAGTTCATATGATAGAATGCACCTTCTACGTCTTTATGGATGACTTCGATATCGGATAATGACGTTTTTGCTTTAGGGTCCCAGTTGATGATGTACTCACCACGGTAGATTAAGCCTTTTTCGTATAATGTAACGAAGACTTTCTTCACGGCGTCAGATAACCCATTATCTAATGTGAAACGTTCTCTGCGGTAGTCTACAGAAATCCCCATTTTTGCCCATTGTTCACGGATATGGCTGGCATATTCTTCCTTCCATTTCCATGTTTGTTCAAGAAACTTCTCACGGCCAAGGTCATAACGAGATAAGCCTTCTCCGCGTAATTTTTCTTCTACTTTTGCTTGAGTTGCAATCCCCGCATGGTCCATCCCTGGTAACCATAAAGTGTCGAATCCTTGCATGCGTTTTTGACGGATAATCATATCTTGTAACGTTACGTCCCAAGCATGTCCTAAGTGTAATTTCCCTGTTACGTTTGGTGGCGGGATAACGATTGAATAAGGTTCAGCGTTTGGATCTTCGTTTGGATGGAAGACGCCTGAATCAACCCACCATTGATATTTCCCAGCTTCAACTTCTTGTGGTTGAAACTTAGATGACATTTCTTTAGCCATTGATTTTCCTCCTTGTATCTTGTTTGTGTCCAATAAAAAAATCCTATGAAGACACTCTCCATAGGACGATTAAATTCGTGGTACCACCTAATATTCGCGTAAAAATTCATTACGCCTCGATGTTGGTAACGAAGTGTCGTCTCCGTACTCTATTACTTCTTTTCGTAGAGTAAGCTCACAAGCTACCTTCAAATGAATTTGCTAGGAAGTTGCACCAAGTCTTCCCTCTCTCGTAAACAAAGTCATTTTACTCCTCTTGTTCATCGCTCTAATATACAAAATATTCTACCATTCAAACCCGACGCTTGCAACAATATCGCGCTATCTTCTACCTCACATTCCCGCTAGACACGCCTAGGTCTGCATCTTCTGGAATCCACCAATCCAAAAACTCTTTGATGGACCAATCCCAGAAATCCCATTCGTGTCCGCCGAAGTACTCTTTATACGTTAGCGACACTCCTTGTTCTTTCAAAAAGCTGCTATAGCTACGATTGTCTTCCAAAAGCCAATCTTCCGTACCACATGCCATAAAAATTGAGAGCGCGTCCTTACGCTCCATTGTTTGGACGGCATGATACAACTGATTGCCTTCCGCTACAAAGGTCTCCTCATCTTTGAAGACCGCCTCCAAAAAGCTTTTTCTTAAAAAGAACGGTGCTTCTGGAATCTCCTCAGGTGGAAGTGCCTGTCTCTTAATCGCGCTAGAGAACGCCCCAATCACGCTAAAGGTGTCGGGATATTTGATGCCGTTTCGAAGTGCCCCGTATCCACCCATCGAAAGCCCGGCAATGCCTAAGTCTTCCCGTTTTCGAGAAATAGGAAACATGCGACGTGAGATTTCTGGAAGCTCCACCCCGATGAATTCTCCATAGTTTGTATAGTTCCACGGTTGGTCTACGTAGAAATGATTTTCCCCCGAAGGCATAATCAAGACGAGATTTTTCTCTTTTGCGTATCGAAGAATTCGCGTCTGGTTGACCCAGTCCTGTTCGCTGCCTAATACTCCGTGCAGTAACATCAACGCTTTGTACGGCCCTTCGGAAAGATACTGATTATTAAAATCCACCGCATCGCTAGGTAAGTAGACTGACAAGGGGATTGTTCTCATTAATGTTTTTGAAAAGAATGAAACGTGTAAAAGTGCCATAGGACACCTCCGTTAAATGATTATTTTTTTAAATATCGATTCACTACTGGCACTAACCCAAAGATAAACGACAATTGAACGACGGATTTTTGCCAAGGCTCCCATTGCTCAAATCCAAAAAAATGATTCATGATGAGGAAAAAGGCAGTAGCAGCTACCATCCCAATAAAGACGACAACTAATCCGTGATTGAGCCTTTTGAACTTATCTGGATTATCCCGATTTACCCAAGTATAAAAGGCAAGCCTACTAACCATCACACTCAAAAAAAACAGTGCGATATCTCGACGAAATACTAGCTGATAGATTGCATTTGCGCAACTAGTGACCCCAAACGCAATGGTGACAATTTCTCTAGCTTTTTGACTCATTTCCAACAGCCCCTCTCCCTAAAAACGGATTCCTGAATTTATCTTTATTATACTGCTCCACCAGCGTTTTTACTATACTTGCTCGTAAAAAAGAACCCAGCATCACTGCTAGGTTCGGCTGGTTTAATTAATTTTTGTGGCACATAACGGATTACTGTTTCAAGAACTTATCTAACTCTTCATAAGTAAAACCACCACCAAATTCATATTTCCCGTCTTTTTTTATAATAGTGAATTTCATTCTCAAGTTTTCATTCCCGTTAATCAAAAGCTCAGAATTAAGGCCCCTATCCTCTACAGATGGCATTTTATCCACATTAACCTTGTAAGAACGAATTTTCCCCTTCTCAGTAAATGCCTCTGGATCCAGCTTTAGAAGCTCTTCTTTTATCAAAGCTACTATTTCTGGCCTCTTCATTTCTTCGTCTCTAAGATAATCATCCGCCTCTCTAGAAATAGAATAGCTGTTAATTTGATAATTTTCCGATTCCTTATTCTTGTCCTCAAACCTCCCAGTACTCTCTTTATTACTGATGAGTAAGCCTATTCTTAAATCGGGATTCCCATTTATCGATATTTCAGCTTCAATTCCAAACCCCCATGAATTCAGTTGGGTTTTATCATAATCAATTTCATATGATTTGATGATATTGTTTTCGCTAACACCTCTATCACTAGTATCTTGATTTCTAATCTTTTTATCACTAACAACTATTCCATTAGGTTCTCTGATAATATTATTCTCTATACTTCTTAGGGCTTTTTCAATGACTGCAATGACTTCTGGCTTCTTTAACTCTTCTCGAATATATACTTTCTCCCGATATTTCGAAATTAGTACTATGGCGACATATGATAATAGAATCCCTACTATGATTCTCCCTATTTTTCTCTTTTTCTTCATATGAGTACTCCTAAAGATTATTGTATTTCTTCTATCATCTTTTGTTCGTTACTTTTCTTTGATGGATTCTAATTGAAATTCCTTGTTTTTATAAAGAATATCTACTGGAAATCCTACAAAACAACCAATCAAAATCCAAAGCGTCAAAATAGTATTAAAAACTAAAAGTACCACACTTCCACCAATGCTAGCTCTTAAATAAAATAAAAAAAGAATTACATTAATGGAAAGTGGAATGTAAAACGAAAGATGTCGTTTGGACGTCGTTTTAAATGTTGCAACATATCTCTTTGGATTCGTAGGCAATCGGTCTGCCACGTATTTCTTTGACATCGTAGCTAATAATTTCATCAGTAGTGCCGCAAAGAGAATTGAAATCATAAAGAGGCTCACTTGAAAAATAATTTGTTGATGTAATTTTTGTTCTCTTATGAATTCAGTTAACGAGCGATACACTATATTCGCAAACAATTGACTTCCTGCTGTAATCGCAACGAAAGTACTTGATTGCAGATTCTTTTGTTCAAACCTTGAATCATTTTTATCGATCCCAATCATATCGACTGTTACTTTATCTGTTTGAACTCCAAAGCAGTAAAGTTTATTCGAAACTGTACTCACATCCATCAAATATTGATTACCCTTTGCGTCGGTCAACAGTTTATAACACATCGAATTAGCGTTAGTGATTGTTACTTCTTCCATATTCCACTCCGTTTTTACTTTTTCTCTTCGATTGAGACAAGGCTAATATATTGTTTCTCATAGTCATAATGAATAGGCGTCATGCCTAACCAAACGATAAAAAAATACCACGATAGTATCGTAATCGGAATCAATAAAATTCCTTCGCTTCCATTATTTGATCGCATAAATAAAAACACAAAAATAGCCACAAGTCCTATTCCAAACCAATAAGAAAAATCTCTTCTTTTGCTAAACGTAAATGTTGCAGTATATCGTTTTGCGTTTTCTAGCAATCTTTCTGCAACTTTCTTCTGAGCTCGTTTGACGTAAACTTTTACAAGTAAGTATGCGATAAATACCGATAAAGCAACGATCCCCCATTTCAAAAGAGCTCGCTGATGAATATTATATTTTAAGAAAATATTCTCAAACATCTTAAACAGTATCGTCGTTAGTGGTTGTGTCGCCGCAACTGCCCCTATATACTTTGGTGAGGGTTTAGCTTTAAACTCAAAATTTTGATCGTGATAGCCGAACTCAACCATGTCCACACTCACTTGTTTTGGAATAATCCCAAAACCGTACACATTTGGTCTGATGGTGCTCGTGTCCATGATGTATCTCTTGCCGTTTGAGTCTGTCACTATTTTATGGCACGTAGACATCGAGTTTTTAAAAGTTAATTTGTTCAAGGCTTCCCCTCCTTTTTGTATAGATTGTTTTATTCGTAGATATAAATCCCACCATCTCTTTTAATTCTTGGAGGATGGTTCATTCCTATTCGAGACATCTCTGGAATGCTATCTGAGTGCTCTAATCTAAAATCAATAAAAATTATTGTCTTTTGATTATTATTAAAGGTTCCTTTTACCGATAAATTATATGACTCAGCAAAGATTCCATTGCTTACAGCTCCAACCTCTAGAGTATTCCAATCAAACTGTACAGATTCTATTTTTGGATATCTAGAACGAATCCACGCCACAATTTCTTCTTCGTGCTCTTTCAGCCACGCTAATTGCTTGTCTCTTGCCGTCGCAAAGATTGTGTTCTC
This Granulicatella adiacens ATCC 49175 DNA region includes the following protein-coding sequences:
- a CDS encoding DUF443 family protein produces the protein MEEVTITNANSMCYKLLTDAKGNQYLMDVSTVSNKLYCFGVQTDKVTVDMIGIDKNDSRFEQKNLQSSTFVAITAGSQLFANIVYRSLTEFIREQKLHQQIIFQVSLFMISILFAALLMKLLATMSKKYVADRLPTNPKRYVATFKTTSKRHLSFYIPLSINVILFLFYLRASIGGSVVLLVFNTILTLWILIGCFVGFPVDILYKNKEFQLESIKEK
- a CDS encoding alpha/beta hydrolase; its protein translation is MALLHVSFFSKTLMRTIPLSVYLPSDAVDFNNQYLSEGPYKALMLLHGVLGSEQDWVNQTRILRYAKEKNLVLIMPSGENHFYVDQPWNYTNYGEFIGVELPEISRRMFPISRKREDLGIAGLSMGGYGALRNGIKYPDTFSVIGAFSSAIKRQALPPEEIPEAPFFLRKSFLEAVFKDEETFVAEGNQLYHAVQTMERKDALSIFMACGTEDWLLEDNRSYSSFLKEQGVSLTYKEYFGGHEWDFWDWSIKEFLDWWIPEDADLGVSSGNVR
- a CDS encoding valine--tRNA ligase, producing MAKEMSSKFQPQEVEAGKYQWWVDSGVFHPNEDPNAEPYSIVIPPPNVTGKLHLGHAWDVTLQDMIIRQKRMQGFDTLWLPGMDHAGIATQAKVEEKLRGEGLSRYDLGREKFLEQTWKWKEEYASHIREQWAKMGISVDYRRERFTLDNGLSDAVKKVFVTLYEKGLIYRGEYIINWDPKAKTSLSDIEVIHKDVEGAFYHMNYPLADGSGFLEIATTRPETLLGDTAVAVHPYDERYQALIGKTVILPLMNREIPIIADEYVEQDFGTGVVKITPAHDPNDFEVGNRHNLPRINVMNDDATMNELAGKYEGMDRFAARKAIVKDLEEAGLLVKIEKHLHSVGHSERTDVVVEPRLSKQWFVKMGPLAQQAINAQRAEGDNTVNFYPPRFNDAYLRWMENIHDWVISRQLWWGHQIPAWYHKETGEVFVGMEAPSDSENWTQDPDVLDTWFSSALWPFSTMGWPDEDAADYKRYYPTNTLVTGYDILTFWVSRMMFQGLEFTGKRPFKNVLIHGLIRDSQGRKMSKSLGNGVDPMEVIEQYGADALRWFLANGSAPGQDVRYSTDKMDAAWNFINKIWNASRYALMNVGDLTADQVDITGEKTLADKWILTRLNQTIGKVTELFEKFEFGEAGRLLYRFIWDDFCDWYIEMSKETLAGDDEAAKLTTRSILVYVLDNTLRLLHPIMPFVTEEIWQSVPHVGESLVVATYPTVHPEQMDEKAAEEMEFLMDFIRSVRMVRNEMNTPLSKPINIIAKVSDTAHYTVLKENESYIARFSNPEEFVYGEDVEAPSDAVTSVITGAEIYLPLAGLINIEDEIARLEKEAEKLQQEVDRVEKKLSNEKFVAKAPAAVVEAERAKGADYQAQREAVLERIATLKKI
- a CDS encoding DUF1310 family protein, yielding MKKKRKIGRIIVGILLSYVAIVLISKYREKVYIREELKKPEVIAVIEKALRSIENNIIREPNGIVVSDKKIRNQDTSDRGVSENNIIKSYEIDYDKTQLNSWGFGIEAEISINGNPDLRIGLLISNKESTGRFEDKNKESENYQINSYSISREADDYLRDEEMKRPEIVALIKEELLKLDPEAFTEKGKIRSYKVNVDKMPSVEDRGLNSELLINGNENLRMKFTIIKKDGKYEFGGGFTYEELDKFLKQ